The following coding sequences lie in one Trichoderma breve strain T069 chromosome 1, whole genome shotgun sequence genomic window:
- a CDS encoding fungal specific transcription factor domain-containing protein translates to MAMSTFRHRRSAVACQNCRRRKVRCSVQVTGIPCINCSQDGVGCVLLESNRNSRHKQSSGLRHNHSPIQFELNRPVTTASRTVPQQLPQASAEQGPSSIASYSPQGNDSSNIADDSGLAAGTDSRGSPDDQRIGAEISSAALGQSNQAGRPFYTGEAPGFTSVLDACSPSQQPVARHILISEAPISLSAQDREYLQYKGVFTLPQKSTCNELLRAYFHHVHPMMPIVDATVLLKFHETGKASEWNLLLLWSMFFVAANFVDARVWTLEGYSSRKEMKAAMYSRAKCLYDNGGETDKVVLLQSALLMGFWHSKWDGHSQPWYWIGVAISLCQMLGLHRDPDSVKFNTSFPNHQRHLWRRLWWTCFFRDRSLSLTLGRPLRINLNDCNTPMVSSADVLSDLTQIPASIATAYIPEDFSQLAHYWVTLIELSKLLGDVLTLCYQPFGPSPTLRQIELLEAKLLQMQLPERYAIEQSRLASFYLYHLQLHYHAILITFYCPYIAKAPEDLSPAIKNEWQNEMRNKMDSAAVRSNAIVDNIVRDKLLRFACPMTPSLLVSAMHVHLLNCKSTDALSRRLSLNKLELCMMVMEDLEETYTSASVYRGVFMEAIRQLYPNYSGSPAGAASTAGGASLSRATPADDSATLPNINDDILTTLLDEASCFNFWESFSDIQLELEPSL, encoded by the exons ATGGCAATGTCAACTTTTCGTCACCGCCGGTCGGCAGTTGCGTGTCAAAACTGTCGTCGCCGTAAAGTACGTTGCAGCGTCCAGGTGACGGGAATTCCTTGCATAAATTGCTCTCAAGATGGTGTTGGCTGTGTCCTCTTAGAGAGCAATCGAAACAG TCGGCACAAGCAATCCTCTGGTCTCCGTCACAACCATTCGCCCATTCAGTTTGAACTTAACCGTCCAGTAACTACCGCATCTAGGACAGTTCCACAACAGCTACCTCAAGCCTCGGCAGAGCAGGGACCCAGCTCTATAGCATCTTACTCCCCTCAGGGCAACGACTCGAGCAACATTGCAGACGATAGCGGCCTCGCTGCTGGCACTGATAGCCGTGGCAGTCCAGATGACCAGCGTATTGGGGCTGAGatctcctcagcagccttgggGCAGAGTAACCAGGCTGGCCGACCTTTCTATACTG GAGAGGCGCCGGGATTCACGTCCGTTCTTGATGCCTGTTCACCATCACAGCAACCTGTCGCAAGACATATTCTCATCTCGGAAGCACCCATTTCATTATCTGCACAAGACCGTGAATATCTACAGTACAAGGGCGTTTTTACTCTACCTCAGAAAAGCACCTGCAATGAGCTCCTCCGTGCATACTTTCACCATGTACATCCCATGATGCCCATAGTTGATGCGACAGTGTTGCTTAAATTTCACGAAACGGGAAAAGCTAGTGAATGGAATTTGCTGTTGTTATGGAGCATGTTCTTTGTCGCAGCAAAT TTTGTCGATGCTCGAGTATGGACTCTTGAAGGCTACTCTTCCCGCAAAGAGATGAAAGCTGCTATGTACTCGCGTGCAAAG TGCTTGTACGACAATGGTGGTGAGACAGACAAAGTCGTCCTCCTACAATCGGCTCTCCTCATGGGGTTCTGGCACTCAAAGTGGGACGGACACTCGCAGCCGTGGTATTGGATAGGCGTTGCAATCAGCCTCTGTCAAATGCTGGGCTTGCACCGAGACCCAGATTCGGTCAAGTTCAACACTTCTTTTCCTAACCACCAGCGACATCTTTGGCGTCGTCTCTGGTGGACTTGTTTCTTCAGGGATCGCTCGTTGAGTTTGACGCTTGGGAGACCATTGAGGATCAATCTCAACGACTGCAATACACCAATGGTCTCGTCTGCCGATGTGCTAAGCGACCTGACACAAATACCAGCTTCAATTGCCACCGCATATATCCCAGAAGACTTCTCTCAGCTGGCGCACTATTGGGTTACTCTGATCGAATTGAGCAAACTTCTGGGCGACGTTCTCACTTTATGCTACCAGCCTTTCGGGCCCAGTCCAACGCTCCGTCAGATTGAACTCCTTGAAGCGAAACTCTTGCAGATGCAGCTTCCGGAGCGATATGCCATTGAACAAAGTCGCCTCGCATCCTTCTATCTGTACCATTTACAGTTGCATTATCA CGCGATTTTGATCACATTTTATTGCCCGTATATTGCCAAGGCCCCAGAAGATCTATCTCCGGCGATTAAAAATGAATGGCAGAATGAGATGCGAAACAAGATGGATTCAGCAGCTGTACGCTCAAATGCCATTGTTGACAACATTGTACGGGATAAGCTTCTTCGGTTTGCTTGTCCTATGAC TCCTTCTCTTCTAGTATCGGCTATGCATGTGCATCTCCTCAACTGTAAATCGACAGACGCTCTTTCTCGCCGTCTCAGCCTAAACAAGCTGGAGCTTTGTATGATGGTCATGGAAGATTTAGAGGAGACGTATACATCAGCCTCCGTATATCGAGGCGTTTTCATGGAAGCGATACGCCAACTATACCCAAATTATTCTGGCAGCCCGGCTGGGGCTGCTTCGACTGCTGGAGGAGCCTCTCTGTCCCGTGCAACTCCTGCAGATGACTCGGCCACCCTACCCAACATTAATGATGATATTCTTACGACTCTTTTGGATGAAGCGTCATGCTTCAATTTTTGGGAATCTTTTAGTGATATTCAGCTGGAGCTAGAACCGAGCTTATGA